The following proteins come from a genomic window of Papaver somniferum cultivar HN1 unplaced genomic scaffold, ASM357369v1 unplaced-scaffold_65, whole genome shotgun sequence:
- the LOC113343617 gene encoding CDT1-like protein b, whose product MKRSAALASLLESYKQKKKIRLATNVKVAERSKKQSNLVSKPKQKQLISLPEKYESLIDFFESMETSIRLFRMRQRITNFTDIKSSVECLNKRRFSYANLAQLKYILPEKIVLKKVIIQKDERTEFKEYDLNINLQNLEPGKGFSSLKEEFRSGLMDFLKSHPEGEDVPEGLLPEPFNGTKQVSMNEATDLPRQNPVLASRISAPPQHTLVAVSHIPSSFQRRFSSKDSICGAEKMNLRGTVPLGPVTSDFSIPKSVCIHQHDDSATNMFLTRPLANNSLLFSTPVKNGSRLAVCADVIEGMKPKENEDCFSKHVDVAEDVPVKVTPARLMPVTPDLSMRKRVPIHQKDDSDSVDSPSKLLRRPPTNRSLFFSTPMKPEENKNSFSKHVAVVEGTPAKVISTPSRLMPGTPDLSMRKTDTTHQYDDSVDSARLRRPPTNRSLFFGTLMKPEENDNSLSKHIDAIEGTTAKVISTPSRLMPGAPDLSKYKASTLHKDDGSIDKLHRCPRRSLLFSSTVMNTKAKEKSNEGRSSFYLNNLLGAELVQSIRENETISRAKFRKRMIACLPKVFDMIHFMFQSIKHSVTTTEEVIRKITANPFYITDRKEIEAQLTLLKELLPNWISEVVVSSGDTLLRINKMRSTDELRRRLAQAV is encoded by the exons ATGAAGAGATCCGCAGCATTAGCGTCGCTTCTTGAAAGctacaaacaaaagaagaagatacgATTAGCAACAAATGTGAAAGTCGCTGAAAGATCGAAGAAACAGAGCAATCTAGtctcaaaaccaaaacaaaagcAGTTGATTTCACTTCCAGAGAA GTATGAATCCTTAATTGATTTCTTTGAAAGTATGGAAACTTCAATCAGATTATTCAGAATGAGACAAAGAATAACAAATTTTACTGACATAAAATCCAGTGTTGAATGTTTGAATAAAAG GAGGTTTAGTTATGCAAATTTGGCTCAATTGAAGTACATATTACCGGAGAAGATTGTGTTAAAGAAGGTTATAATACAAAAAGATGAGCGCACAGAGTTTAAAGAGTATGACCTTAATATTAATCTGCAGAATCTTGAGCCTGGGAAGGGTTTTTCAAGTTTGAAAGAGGAGTTTCGATCCGGGCTAATGGATTTCTTGAAATCCCATCCCGAG GGTGAAGATGTTCCAGAGGGTTTACTGCCAGAACCGTTTAACGGAACTAAGCAAGTTAGCATGAATGAAGCTACCGATCTCCCTCGTCAAAATCCAGTTTTGGCCTCTCGCATATCTGCTCCCCCTCAGCACACTCTAGTTGCAGTCTCTCACATACCTTCTTCTTTCCAGAGGCGATTTTCTTCCAAGGATTCAATCTGTGGAGCAGAAAAAATGAACCTACGAGGAACCGTTCCTCTAGGACCTGTCACATCTGATTTTTCAATACCTAAGAGCGTCTGTATACATCAACATGATGATTCAGCAACAAACATGTTTCTTACACGTCCACTCGCGAACAATTCGTTATTGTTCAGTACTCCTGTGAAGAATGGGAGCCGTCTTGCAGTTTGTGCTGATGTCATCGAGGGGATGAAACCCAAGGAGAATGAAGATTGCTTTTCAAAACATGTTGATGTCGCCGAGGATGTTCCTGTTAAAGTTACTCCAGCAAGGTTGATGCCTGTTACGCCTGATTTGTCAATGCGTAAGAGAGTCCCTATACATCAAAAGGATGATTCAGATTCAGTTGATTCGCCGAGCAAGTTACTCAGGCGTCCACCCACAAACAGGTCATTATTTTTTAGTACTCCTATGAAACCCGAGGAAAATAAAAACTCCTTCTCAAAACATGTTGCTGTCGTCGAGGGGACTCCTGCTAAAGTTATTTCTACTCCATCGAGGTTGATGCCTGGCACGCCTGATTTGTCAATGCGTAAGACAGACACTACACATCAATATGATGATTCAGTTGATTCAGCGAGGCTTAGGCGTCCACCCACGAACAGGTCGTTGTTTTTTGGTACTCTAATGAAACCCGAGGAAAATGATAATTCCTTATCAAAACATATTGATGCCATCGAGGGGACTACTGCTAAAGTTATTTCTACTCCATCGAGGTTGATGCCCGGCGCGCCTGATTTATCAAAGTATAAGGCATCCACTTTACATAAAGATGATGGTTCAATAGACAAGTTACACAGGTGTCCGAGAAGGTCGTTATTGTTTAGTTCAACTGTGATGAATACAAAAGCTAAGGAAAAATCAAATGAGGGGAGATCTTCATTTTATCTGAATAATCTACTTGGAGCAGAGCTTGTGCAATCG ATAAGAGAGAATGAGACAATTTCCCGTGCAAAGTTCAGGAAAAGGATGATTGCATGCCTTCCAAAAGTGTTCGACATGATCCATTTCATGTTTCAGTCAATTAAGCATAGTGTTACTACAACAGAGGAGGTTATACGAAAGATCACTGCAAATCCTTTTTATATAACTGATAGAA AAGAAATTGAAGCACAGCTGACACTTTTGAAAGAACTGCTTCCAAATTGGATTTCTGAGGTGGTGGTATCTAGCGGTGATACTCTCTTACG CATCAATAAGATGAGAAGTACTGACGAATTGCGAAGAAGACTTGCCCAAGCTGTCTAA